One window of the Streptomyces sp. ITFR-21 genome contains the following:
- a CDS encoding PP2C family protein-serine/threonine phosphatase, with the protein MSDSDTAETPALTAVSYRILLIEDDPGDALLVEEYLADSSLNVDLQWAQTLADGMAGVGRRAPDCVLLDLHLPDASGTGAVARIQSACPAAAVIVLTGLADAGAGVEAVAAGAQDYLVKGTVTGELLDRAVRYAVHRKHAERTAAELRANQHRAQENSRLERSLLPVPMLSATAGVTPTSCYLPGREGALLAGDFLDVVETADGTVHAVIGDVSGHGPDEAGIGVCLRIAWRTLILGGHRGSGLLALMEQILVAERTYSAMFATVATLSLAPAGRLDITRAGHDTPLIVEGRTARPLPAPAGVALGLIPGGSAWHTAHLELPPAATLLLYTDGLTEGHVGPGRERLGTEGLISVIAAAPDPAGQALIDHLTTVTRELDAGRHLDDVAILLLTRDI; encoded by the coding sequence GTGAGCGACAGCGACACCGCCGAGACCCCGGCGCTCACCGCGGTCAGCTACCGGATCCTGCTGATCGAGGACGACCCCGGCGACGCGCTGCTCGTCGAGGAGTACCTGGCCGACAGCTCGCTCAACGTCGACCTGCAGTGGGCCCAGACGCTGGCCGACGGCATGGCCGGCGTCGGCCGCCGCGCCCCCGACTGCGTGCTGCTGGACCTGCACCTGCCCGACGCCTCCGGCACCGGCGCCGTCGCCCGGATCCAGAGCGCCTGCCCGGCGGCGGCGGTCATCGTCCTCACCGGCCTGGCCGACGCCGGCGCCGGGGTCGAGGCGGTCGCCGCCGGCGCCCAGGACTACCTGGTCAAGGGCACGGTCACCGGCGAACTGCTGGACCGGGCGGTGCGGTACGCGGTCCACCGCAAGCACGCCGAGCGCACGGCCGCCGAACTGCGCGCCAACCAGCACCGGGCGCAGGAGAACAGCCGGCTGGAACGCAGCCTGCTGCCGGTCCCCATGCTCAGCGCCACCGCCGGGGTGACCCCGACCTCCTGCTACCTGCCCGGCCGTGAGGGCGCGCTGCTGGCCGGCGACTTCCTCGACGTGGTGGAGACCGCGGACGGCACCGTGCACGCGGTCATCGGCGACGTCAGCGGGCACGGACCGGACGAGGCGGGCATCGGGGTGTGCCTGCGTATCGCCTGGCGGACCCTGATCCTCGGCGGCCATCGCGGCAGCGGGCTGCTCGCCCTGATGGAGCAGATCCTCGTCGCCGAGCGGACGTACTCGGCGATGTTCGCCACCGTGGCGACGCTCTCGCTCGCCCCGGCCGGCCGGCTGGACATCACCCGGGCCGGCCACGACACGCCCCTGATCGTCGAGGGCCGCACGGCCCGGCCGCTGCCGGCCCCCGCCGGTGTCGCGCTCGGCCTGATCCCCGGCGGCTCGGCGTGGCACACCGCCCACCTGGAACTGCCGCCCGCCGCGACGCTGCTGCTCTACACCGACGGCCTGACCGAGGGCCATGTCGGACCGGGCCGGGAGCGGCTGGGCACCGAGGGCCTGATCTCGGTCATCGCCGCCGCCCCCGACCCGGCCGGCCAGGCCCTCATCGACCACCTGACGACCGTCACCCGGGAACTCGACGCCGGCCGGCACCTGGACGACGTGGCGATCCTGCTGCTCACCCGTGACATCTGA
- a CDS encoding sensor histidine kinase, with protein MTGVIPTDEAGYSRARPTPAEPGARPVGWTTRRWLTVGSCAALAVLAALTVTGAWVFARSTEISNRLVDGSTPALVASVQLEKSLTDQETGVRGYGLTGQRAFLEPYTSGLVLQRTSTARLRTLLAHDDRSLADLQSLLDRARTWQEWFARPVAAAPPGGPIALATERADEGKRRFDAVRAASTHLQQTLQNGRDQARANLQGARDLRNWIFSMIALLIVAMTGLVFAGLRRGVTLPLGRLSGDVRRVAEGHFGHRVAAVGPADLRSLALDVESMRERLVAELTFSDAARARLDEQAAELRRSNAELEQFAYVASHDLQEPLRKVASFCQLLQRRYGDQLDDRATQYIDYAVDGANRMQTLINDLLAFSRVGRLHSDTATVDLEQLFTRTLDALSLTVEEAGAEVTHDPLPVVTGDATQLGMLLQNLVSNAVKFRSPDRSARVHLSVERQDGLWSFAVADNGIGIAPEFAEKVFVIFQRLHTRDAYPGNGIGLALCKKIVEFHGGSIAIDLDHRPGTRFVFTLAGPVAEQVADEPRAVSR; from the coding sequence GTGACGGGTGTGATACCGACCGACGAGGCGGGGTACTCCCGTGCCCGCCCCACCCCGGCCGAACCGGGCGCCCGCCCCGTCGGCTGGACGACCCGCCGGTGGCTCACGGTGGGCTCGTGCGCGGCCCTGGCGGTGCTGGCCGCGCTCACGGTCACCGGCGCCTGGGTGTTCGCCCGCTCCACCGAGATCTCCAACCGGCTGGTCGACGGGAGCACCCCCGCCCTGGTGGCCTCGGTACAGCTGGAGAAGTCGCTGACCGACCAGGAGACCGGCGTCCGCGGCTACGGACTGACCGGGCAGCGGGCGTTCCTGGAACCGTACACCTCCGGCCTGGTCCTCCAGCGGACCAGCACCGCGCGGCTGCGGACCCTGCTGGCCCACGACGACCGGAGCCTGGCGGACCTCCAGAGCCTGCTGGACCGCGCGCGGACCTGGCAGGAGTGGTTCGCCCGGCCGGTGGCGGCGGCGCCCCCCGGCGGGCCGATCGCGCTGGCCACCGAGCGCGCGGACGAGGGCAAGCGGCGGTTCGACGCCGTCCGCGCCGCCTCCACCCACCTCCAGCAGACCCTGCAGAACGGCAGGGACCAGGCCAGAGCCAACCTTCAGGGCGCCAGGGACCTGCGCAACTGGATCTTCTCCATGATCGCCCTGCTGATCGTCGCCATGACCGGCCTGGTCTTCGCGGGCCTGCGCCGGGGCGTGACGCTGCCGCTCGGCCGGCTCTCCGGCGACGTCCGACGGGTGGCCGAGGGCCACTTCGGCCACCGGGTCGCCGCGGTCGGCCCGGCGGACCTGCGCAGCCTGGCGCTGGACGTGGAGTCCATGCGCGAACGCCTGGTCGCCGAACTCACCTTCAGCGACGCCGCCCGCGCCCGGCTCGACGAGCAGGCCGCCGAGCTGCGCCGCTCCAACGCCGAGCTGGAGCAGTTCGCCTACGTGGCCTCGCACGACCTCCAGGAGCCGCTGCGCAAGGTGGCCAGCTTCTGCCAGCTGCTCCAGCGCCGCTACGGCGACCAGCTCGACGACCGGGCCACGCAGTACATCGACTACGCCGTCGACGGCGCCAACCGGATGCAGACCCTGATCAACGACCTGCTGGCCTTCTCCCGGGTCGGCCGGCTGCACTCCGACACCGCGACGGTCGATCTCGAGCAGCTGTTCACCCGGACCCTGGACGCGCTGAGCCTGACCGTGGAGGAGGCCGGCGCCGAGGTCACCCACGACCCGCTGCCGGTCGTCACCGGCGACGCCACCCAGCTGGGCATGCTGCTGCAGAACCTCGTCTCCAACGCTGTCAAGTTCCGCTCGCCGGACCGCTCCGCCCGCGTGCACCTGTCCGTCGAGCGGCAGGACGGGCTGTGGTCGTTCGCCGTCGCCGACAACGGCATCGGCATCGCCCCGGAGTTCGCCGAGAAGGTGTTCGTGATCTTCCAGCGGCTGCACACCCGCGACGCCTACCCCGGCAACGGCATCGGTCTGGCGCTGTGCAAGAAGATCGTCGAGTTCCACGGCGGCAGCATCGCCATCGACCTCGACCACCGCCCCGGCACCCGCTTCGTCTTCACCCTCGCCGGACCCGTCGCCGAGCAGGTCGCCGACGAGCCGCGGGCGGTGTCCCGGTGA
- a CDS encoding response regulator — protein MPAEQSTPQLDHGVLTALAERAVEDLARRLAAEAFPARYAGSTGPDGMDGPLVRLRVLSYILKAVDSRAAQEARAAARQGATYPDLGRAWGITRQGARRRWPGLVFTARPPSRPVPARIRRSASVNALLPARTYRVLLVEDDPADALLIEEALSDRGVATRSIERANDGVAALEHLRSPDTARPDLIVLDLNMPRMNGRELLAVLKDDPGLSTIPVVVLTTSSTPDDISAAYNQHANAYVTKPVNLDDFLEAVRGIDDFFFETATVPVQD, from the coding sequence GTGCCAGCTGAGCAGTCCACCCCGCAGCTCGACCACGGCGTACTGACCGCGCTGGCCGAGCGGGCCGTCGAGGACCTCGCCCGCCGGCTCGCCGCGGAGGCTTTCCCCGCCCGGTACGCCGGAAGCACCGGCCCCGACGGAATGGACGGCCCGCTGGTACGGCTGCGGGTGCTGTCGTACATCCTCAAGGCAGTGGACAGCCGTGCCGCGCAGGAGGCCAGGGCCGCCGCCCGGCAGGGCGCCACCTATCCCGACCTCGGCCGCGCCTGGGGGATCACCCGCCAGGGCGCCCGCCGGCGCTGGCCGGGGCTGGTCTTCACCGCGCGGCCGCCGTCCCGTCCCGTTCCCGCCCGGATACGCAGGAGTGCCTCAGTGAACGCTCTTCTCCCCGCCCGCACATACCGTGTCCTGCTGGTCGAGGACGACCCGGCCGACGCCCTGCTGATCGAGGAGGCGCTCAGCGACCGCGGGGTGGCCACCCGCTCGATCGAGCGGGCCAACGACGGGGTGGCCGCCCTGGAGCACCTCCGGTCGCCGGACACCGCGCGGCCCGACCTGATCGTGCTGGATCTGAACATGCCCCGGATGAACGGCCGCGAGCTGCTGGCCGTGCTCAAGGACGACCCCGGGCTGAGCACGATCCCGGTGGTGGTGCTCACCACCTCCTCCACTCCCGACGACATCTCGGCCGCGTACAACCAGCACGCCAACGCGTACGTCACCAAGCCGGTGAATCTGGACGACTTCCTGGAGGCCGTCCGCGGTATCGACGACTTCTTCTTCGAGACCGCGACCGTCCCGGTCCAGGACTGA
- a CDS encoding S9 family peptidase, whose product MSTASRRAAALPHGVTDPVEHDCRQAAADPTGRSAAFVCDRDGTPRLWVAAPDEPRPRLLDPGPDPVAAVSWSPDGRWIAYTAAPGGGEHTVVRCVRPDGTGRHDVAGAGSLAAAHFGCWTRDGAALAVTEAVAADTLPTPPGPADLPAGAPPAGAGQQAPVVRQGVLVASLVDPDGRRPPRRVAVESGSATLRVCDISADGRRILLRRGPRGHREAVVLDAADGRETCLLPVADGDPWIGRFSPDGRILWLRSDEDREYAALLAVELLPDGGQGEIRSVTARKDADLELFAADGPGERAALAWNHRGRSVLQTAVLGADGTLSAVRDLPLPHEVVTRADADARGGWLLSLSGSVRRPGVWTASAAGETARTAWTAPAPAAHRSATPVLLELRARDGIPLSGWFHPAPERHGAGPCVVHLHGGPESQERPVLEPLYQALLARGISVFAPDVRGSSGHGRAFTAADRGAGRISAVDDVADCAAHLVDTGLADPGRLSVMGRSYGGYLVMAALVRHPDLFRAGVAVSGMSDFATFFAGTEPWIAESAAVKYGHPVHDHDLLALLSPMTYVDALRTPVLAVHGALDTNVPPGESEQFVRAARRRGVPAELLLFPDEGHELARRANRERFYAAAGDWLTRWAR is encoded by the coding sequence ATGAGTACCGCCTCCCGCCGTGCGGCGGCGCTGCCGCACGGCGTCACCGACCCCGTGGAGCACGACTGCCGCCAGGCGGCCGCCGACCCCACCGGCCGCTCGGCCGCCTTCGTCTGCGACCGCGACGGCACCCCGCGCCTGTGGGTCGCCGCCCCGGACGAGCCCCGGCCGAGGCTGCTCGACCCCGGCCCCGACCCGGTGGCCGCGGTCAGCTGGTCGCCCGACGGGCGCTGGATCGCCTACACCGCGGCCCCCGGCGGCGGCGAGCACACCGTGGTCCGCTGCGTGCGCCCCGACGGAACCGGCCGCCACGACGTGGCCGGCGCCGGCAGCCTCGCCGCCGCCCACTTCGGCTGCTGGACCCGCGACGGCGCCGCCCTCGCCGTCACCGAGGCCGTCGCCGCCGACACCCTGCCGACACCGCCGGGCCCGGCGGACCTGCCGGCCGGGGCACCGCCGGCCGGCGCCGGGCAGCAGGCCCCGGTCGTACGCCAGGGGGTCCTGGTGGCGTCCCTGGTCGACCCCGACGGGCGGCGCCCGCCCCGGCGGGTCGCGGTCGAGTCGGGGTCGGCCACCCTGCGGGTCTGCGACATCAGCGCCGACGGGCGGCGGATCCTGCTGCGGCGCGGGCCGCGGGGCCACCGGGAGGCCGTCGTACTGGACGCCGCCGACGGCCGGGAGACCTGTCTGCTGCCCGTCGCCGACGGCGACCCGTGGATCGGCCGCTTCTCACCCGACGGCCGGATCCTGTGGCTGCGCAGTGACGAGGACCGCGAGTACGCGGCGCTGCTCGCGGTGGAGCTGCTGCCGGACGGCGGCCAGGGGGAGATCCGTTCGGTCACCGCCCGAAAGGACGCCGACCTGGAGCTCTTCGCCGCCGACGGCCCGGGGGAGCGGGCCGCGCTCGCCTGGAACCACCGGGGCCGCAGCGTGCTGCAGACCGCCGTCCTCGGCGCCGACGGCACCCTGTCCGCGGTGCGCGACCTGCCGCTGCCGCACGAGGTCGTCACCCGGGCCGACGCCGACGCGCGGGGCGGCTGGCTGCTGTCGCTGTCGGGCTCGGTGCGCCGGCCCGGGGTGTGGACCGCCTCCGCCGCGGGCGAGACCGCCCGTACCGCGTGGACCGCGCCGGCCCCCGCCGCCCACCGCTCCGCGACCCCCGTACTGCTGGAGCTCCGGGCACGCGACGGCATCCCGCTGAGCGGCTGGTTCCACCCGGCCCCCGAGCGGCACGGCGCGGGTCCGTGCGTGGTGCACCTGCACGGCGGCCCCGAGAGCCAGGAACGGCCCGTCCTCGAACCCCTCTACCAGGCACTGCTCGCCCGTGGGATCAGCGTCTTCGCCCCCGACGTACGCGGCTCGTCCGGCCACGGCCGGGCGTTCACGGCGGCCGACCGCGGCGCCGGCCGGATCTCCGCCGTCGACGACGTCGCCGACTGCGCCGCCCACCTGGTCGACACGGGGCTGGCCGACCCCGGCCGGCTGAGCGTGATGGGCCGCTCCTACGGCGGCTACCTGGTGATGGCGGCCCTGGTCCGGCACCCGGACCTGTTCCGCGCCGGGGTGGCGGTCAGCGGCATGTCCGACTTCGCCACCTTCTTCGCGGGCACCGAACCGTGGATCGCGGAGTCGGCTGCCGTCAAGTACGGACACCCCGTGCACGACCACGACCTGCTCGCGCTGCTGTCGCCGATGACGTACGTCGACGCGCTGCGCACCCCGGTGCTGGCCGTGCACGGCGCCCTGGACACCAACGTGCCGCCCGGCGAGTCCGAGCAGTTCGTCCGGGCCGCCCGCCGGCGCGGGGTGCCCGCCGAACTGCTGCTCTTCCCCGACGAGGGCCACGAACTGGCCCGGCGGGCCAACCGAGAGCGGTTCTACGCCGCGGCCGGCGACTGGCTCACCCGCTGGGCCCGCTGA
- a CDS encoding N-acetylglutaminylglutamine amidotransferase, giving the protein MCGLAGEIRFDGTPPDLAAVERMTDRMAARGPDGRGLWSRGPVALGHRRLKIIDLSERGAQPMTDAEGGLTVVFNGCLYNHRELRAELEKAGQRFRSASDTEVLLRAYRHWGPDCVTHFAGMFAFVIVEHDSGRVVLGRDRLGIKPLYTARRPGRLRFASTLPALLAGGDVDTGLDPVALHHYLSFHSVVPAPRTILAGVRKLPPATVRVVEPDGTEHDHRYWNPAYARQDAYAGMDAGDWRDAVLDALRTAVRRRTVADVPVGVLLSGGLDSSLIVALLAETGARGLATFSIGFDSEGGEAGDEFTWSDLVARRYGTDHHRIVVPSAELPDALDSAVAAMSEPMVSHDAVAFHLLSREVARHVKVVQSGQGADEVFAGYDWYPPMAGIPRQDAAATYGKVFTDRPHGELGRMITPGLLTGDDVSGDFVRAHLARPGADTALDAVLRLDSEIMLVDDPVKRVDNMTMAWGLEARVPFLDHELVELAAACPPELKLAGGGKGVLKAAGRTLLPVEITDRAKGYFPVPAIRHMAGPVLERVQEALAAPAARARGIFRDDYLRELLAAPEKHRTTLGANALWQAALLEIWLQTHGVE; this is encoded by the coding sequence ATGTGCGGCCTGGCCGGCGAGATCAGATTCGACGGCACACCACCGGACCTGGCCGCCGTCGAGCGGATGACCGACCGGATGGCGGCCCGCGGCCCCGACGGCCGCGGCCTGTGGTCACGGGGCCCGGTCGCCCTCGGCCACCGGCGGCTGAAGATCATCGACCTGTCCGAACGCGGCGCGCAGCCGATGACCGACGCGGAAGGCGGCCTCACCGTCGTCTTCAACGGCTGCCTGTACAACCACCGCGAGCTGCGCGCCGAACTGGAGAAGGCCGGGCAGCGCTTCCGCTCCGCCTCCGACACCGAGGTGCTGCTGCGCGCCTACCGGCACTGGGGCCCGGACTGCGTGACCCACTTCGCCGGCATGTTCGCCTTCGTGATCGTGGAACACGACTCCGGCCGGGTGGTGCTCGGCCGGGACCGGCTCGGCATCAAGCCCCTCTACACCGCGCGGCGCCCCGGCCGGCTGCGGTTCGCCTCCACCCTGCCCGCGCTGCTGGCCGGCGGCGACGTGGACACCGGCCTGGACCCGGTGGCGCTGCACCACTACCTCAGCTTCCACTCCGTCGTCCCGGCCCCCCGGACCATCCTGGCGGGGGTACGGAAACTGCCGCCCGCCACCGTCCGCGTCGTCGAGCCCGACGGCACCGAGCACGACCACCGCTACTGGAACCCCGCCTACGCCCGGCAGGACGCCTACGCGGGCATGGACGCCGGCGACTGGCGGGACGCGGTGCTCGACGCGCTGCGCACCGCCGTACGCCGCCGCACCGTCGCCGACGTCCCCGTGGGCGTACTGCTGTCCGGCGGGCTCGACTCCAGCCTCATCGTGGCGCTGCTCGCCGAGACCGGCGCCCGCGGACTGGCCACCTTCAGCATCGGCTTCGACAGCGAGGGCGGCGAGGCGGGCGACGAGTTCACCTGGTCCGACCTGGTGGCCCGCCGCTACGGCACCGACCACCACCGCATCGTGGTGCCCTCCGCGGAACTGCCCGACGCGCTGGACTCCGCCGTGGCGGCGATGAGCGAACCCATGGTCAGCCACGACGCGGTCGCCTTCCACCTGCTGAGCCGGGAGGTCGCCCGCCATGTGAAGGTGGTGCAGAGCGGCCAGGGGGCCGACGAGGTCTTCGCCGGATACGACTGGTACCCGCCGATGGCCGGCATCCCGCGGCAGGACGCGGCGGCCACCTACGGCAAGGTCTTCACCGACCGCCCGCACGGCGAACTCGGCCGGATGATCACCCCCGGCCTGCTGACCGGCGACGACGTCTCCGGCGACTTCGTCCGCGCGCACCTGGCCCGCCCCGGCGCCGACACCGCCCTCGACGCGGTGCTCAGACTGGACAGCGAGATCATGCTCGTCGACGACCCCGTCAAACGGGTCGACAACATGACCATGGCCTGGGGACTGGAGGCGCGGGTGCCGTTCCTCGACCACGAACTGGTCGAACTGGCCGCCGCCTGTCCGCCGGAGCTGAAGCTTGCCGGCGGCGGCAAGGGCGTGCTCAAGGCCGCAGGCCGTACCCTTCTTCCGGTGGAGATCACCGACCGCGCCAAGGGCTACTTCCCGGTGCCGGCCATCCGGCACATGGCCGGCCCCGTACTCGAACGCGTCCAGGAGGCGCTCGCGGCCCCCGCCGCCCGGGCCCGCGGCATCTTCCGCGACGACTACCTGCGCGAGCTGCTGGCCGCGCCCGAGAAACACCGCACGACACTGGGCGCCAACGCCCTGTGGCAGGCGGCCCTGCTGGAGATCTGGCTGCAGACCCACGGAGTGGAATGA
- a CDS encoding carboxylate--amine ligase/circularly permuted type 2 ATP-grasp protein codes for MAVAVGVEEEFHVVDLTSGTLVPRARAVLDRLPERGFTTELQQSIVEANSRPHRALGDLLEDIKASRRALAAAAEPLGLGVVAAGTAPMARLGTIDTTADPRYRRMTENYRVVAEEQLICGLQVHVDVPDRDTGIMAMGLLSPWLPALLALSASSPFWLGSDTGYASWRTLLWQRWPTTGPAGHFRSADHYDEVIAGLVTSGVISDAGMVYYDVRPSAHLQTLELRICDACPRAETAVMIAGLFRALVVDACDAVAEGRRGDDERLEWLRAATWRAARSGLEGDLVHPVDGAPRPAPRVIRSLVTRLRPALERTGDWTDVVELTEEALGQGSAAHRVRRTAETDGLPAAVTQLVAQTRGDEGVGHHPHHNGLLRGYRADHDEMVDLAGEVRPLYRPVLAELDRAGVAGLQQAGRTRQQRQRAQGVVFRTDGDDTHRIFPFDVVPRLVTADDWAMLERGLIQRVRALEAFLHDAYGEQTALRDGVVPAGFLPQPQAAREGALPTRPGLVRIAVAGIDLVRDAVRGWLVLEDNLRVPSGIAYSLAARRLAPIEPWPRVAGVEGVTAVLARTLRAAAPGPDPRVLVLSDGPGNSAWYEHRTLAAEMDFALHTADDLVVRGGRLYAVRPGRNAPAGAAADERPYDVVYRRIDEDDLAKATGADGLPLWPGLTAATRAGALTFANAWGNGIADDKALYALVPRLIRYHLGEEPLLGQVPTMLPGEPGVLDEVLDRLAELVVKPVDGQGGAGVVIGPHASPEELARLRAELLVSPQNWVAQDVVQLTSHPTFDGERLEPRVVDLRVFVCSEREGDGLGAVGLNPTVLPSAMTRVAAGGSLIVNSSRGGGAKDTWILRGDS; via the coding sequence GTGGCCGTCGCGGTCGGAGTCGAAGAGGAATTCCACGTGGTGGACCTGACGTCGGGCACCCTCGTCCCCCGCGCCCGCGCGGTGCTGGACCGGCTGCCCGAACGCGGTTTCACCACCGAACTGCAGCAGTCCATCGTGGAGGCCAACAGCAGGCCGCACCGCGCCCTCGGCGACCTGCTGGAGGACATCAAGGCGTCCCGCCGCGCGCTGGCCGCCGCCGCCGAGCCGCTCGGGCTCGGGGTGGTCGCCGCCGGCACCGCGCCGATGGCCCGGCTGGGCACCATCGACACCACCGCCGACCCCCGCTACCGGCGGATGACCGAGAACTACCGGGTCGTCGCCGAGGAGCAGCTGATCTGCGGCCTCCAGGTCCACGTCGACGTGCCCGACCGGGACACCGGCATCATGGCCATGGGCCTGCTCTCGCCGTGGCTGCCCGCCCTGCTCGCGCTGTCCGCCAGCTCACCGTTCTGGCTCGGCTCCGACACCGGCTACGCCAGCTGGCGCACCCTGCTGTGGCAACGCTGGCCCACCACCGGACCGGCCGGCCACTTCCGCTCCGCCGACCACTACGACGAGGTGATCGCCGGCCTCGTCACCTCCGGCGTCATCAGCGACGCGGGCATGGTCTACTACGATGTCCGCCCCTCCGCACACCTGCAGACCCTCGAACTGCGGATCTGCGACGCCTGTCCGCGCGCCGAGACCGCCGTGATGATCGCCGGCCTGTTCCGCGCCCTGGTGGTCGACGCCTGCGACGCCGTGGCCGAGGGCCGGCGCGGCGACGACGAACGCCTGGAGTGGCTGCGCGCCGCGACCTGGCGGGCGGCCCGCTCCGGCCTGGAGGGCGACCTGGTGCACCCGGTCGACGGCGCGCCCCGCCCGGCACCGCGCGTCATCCGCTCCCTGGTGACCCGGCTGCGCCCGGCCCTGGAGCGCACCGGCGACTGGACCGACGTGGTCGAACTGACCGAGGAGGCACTGGGCCAGGGCAGCGCCGCGCACCGGGTGCGGCGGACCGCCGAGACCGACGGCCTGCCCGCCGCCGTCACCCAACTCGTCGCCCAGACCCGCGGCGACGAGGGCGTCGGACACCACCCGCACCACAACGGCCTGCTGCGCGGCTACCGCGCCGACCACGACGAGATGGTCGACCTGGCCGGCGAGGTCCGGCCGCTGTACCGGCCGGTGCTCGCCGAACTCGACCGGGCCGGCGTCGCCGGCCTGCAGCAGGCCGGCCGCACCCGCCAGCAGCGGCAGCGCGCCCAAGGCGTGGTGTTCCGCACCGACGGCGACGACACCCACCGGATCTTCCCGTTCGACGTGGTGCCCCGGCTGGTCACCGCCGACGACTGGGCGATGCTGGAACGCGGCCTGATCCAGCGGGTCCGCGCCCTGGAGGCGTTCCTGCACGACGCCTACGGCGAGCAGACCGCGCTGCGCGACGGGGTGGTCCCGGCCGGCTTCCTGCCGCAGCCGCAGGCCGCCAGGGAGGGGGCGCTGCCGACCCGGCCGGGACTGGTCCGCATCGCCGTGGCCGGCATAGACCTGGTACGGGACGCGGTCCGCGGCTGGCTGGTGCTGGAGGACAACCTGCGGGTGCCCTCCGGTATCGCCTACTCGCTGGCCGCCCGCCGGCTGGCCCCGATCGAGCCGTGGCCGCGGGTGGCGGGTGTCGAGGGCGTCACCGCGGTGCTGGCCCGTACGCTGCGCGCCGCCGCGCCCGGCCCCGACCCGCGGGTGCTGGTGCTCAGTGACGGCCCCGGCAACTCCGCCTGGTACGAACACCGCACCCTCGCCGCGGAGATGGACTTCGCCCTGCACACCGCCGACGACCTGGTGGTCCGCGGCGGGCGGCTGTACGCGGTCCGGCCCGGCCGCAACGCGCCCGCCGGCGCGGCCGCGGACGAGCGCCCGTACGATGTCGTCTACCGCCGGATCGACGAGGACGACCTCGCCAAGGCGACCGGCGCCGACGGCCTGCCGCTGTGGCCCGGCCTGACCGCCGCCACCCGCGCCGGCGCGCTCACCTTCGCCAACGCCTGGGGCAACGGCATCGCCGACGACAAGGCGCTGTACGCGCTGGTGCCCCGGCTGATCCGCTACCACCTCGGCGAGGAGCCGCTGCTCGGCCAGGTCCCCACCATGCTTCCGGGCGAACCCGGCGTGCTGGACGAGGTGCTCGACCGGCTCGCCGAACTCGTCGTCAAGCCGGTCGACGGCCAGGGCGGCGCCGGCGTCGTCATCGGCCCGCACGCCTCGCCCGAGGAACTCGCCCGGCTCCGCGCCGAACTGCTGGTCTCCCCGCAGAACTGGGTGGCGCAGGACGTCGTCCAGCTGACCAGCCACCCCACCTTCGACGGTGAGCGGCTGGAGCCGCGGGTGGTGGACCTGCGGGTGTTCGTCTGCTCCGAGCGGGAAGGAGACGGACTCGGCGCCGTCGGCCTCAACCCCACGGTGCTGCCGTCGGCGATGACCCGGGTCGCGGCCGGCGGCAGCCTCATCGTCAATTCCTCACGGGGCGGCGGCGCGAAGGACACCTGGATTCTGCGCGGCGATTCATGA
- a CDS encoding NAD-dependent epimerase/dehydratase family protein, giving the protein MKVLVTGAGGALGREVVAHLRGTGWTVRALDRAPVAADAADEVVTGELLAPGILDGALHAVDAVVHTAAIPSPDSAPHDEVFGNNVQATYRVLDAAGRHGVGRAVNVSSLSALGIAFSESGAGPLGVPVTEEHPFVGDDVYGLSKYLGEITADAAARRWGMTIASLRFPFLGTGDRLRRQLDRVHRDPGFDRGGLWGWLDTRDAARAVGAALTAPLTGPADGPGPAARTAHTVINVAAPDTSALEPTAELLRRYHPHARLDEPLDGFTVPFSLHRSRELLDFTPRHSWRGGQPV; this is encoded by the coding sequence GTGAAGGTCCTGGTCACCGGCGCGGGCGGCGCGCTCGGCCGCGAAGTGGTCGCCCACCTGCGGGGAACGGGCTGGACGGTACGGGCCCTCGACCGCGCTCCGGTCGCCGCGGACGCCGCCGACGAGGTGGTCACCGGCGAGCTCCTCGCCCCCGGGATCCTCGACGGCGCGCTCCACGCGGTGGACGCGGTCGTACACACCGCGGCCATCCCCTCGCCCGACTCCGCACCCCACGACGAGGTGTTCGGCAACAACGTGCAGGCCACCTACCGCGTTCTGGACGCCGCCGGGCGGCACGGCGTCGGCCGGGCGGTCAACGTCTCCAGTCTGTCCGCGCTCGGCATCGCCTTCTCCGAAAGCGGCGCCGGGCCGCTCGGCGTGCCCGTCACCGAGGAGCACCCCTTCGTCGGCGACGACGTGTACGGGCTGTCGAAGTACCTCGGCGAGATCACCGCCGACGCGGCCGCGCGGCGCTGGGGCATGACCATAGCCAGCCTGCGCTTCCCGTTCCTTGGGACCGGCGACCGGCTGCGGCGGCAGCTCGACCGGGTCCACCGCGACCCCGGCTTCGACCGCGGCGGCCTGTGGGGCTGGCTCGACACCCGCGACGCCGCCCGCGCGGTGGGCGCCGCCCTGACCGCCCCGCTCACCGGCCCCGCCGACGGCCCCGGCCCCGCCGCCCGTACCGCGCACACGGTCATCAACGTCGCCGCCCCCGACACCAGCGCGCTGGAACCGACCGCCGAACTCCTGCGCCGCTACCACCCGCACGCCCGCCTCGACGAGCCGCTGGACGGCTTCACCGTGCCGTTCTCGCTGCACCGCAGCCGCGAACTGCTCGACTTCACCCCCCGCCACTCCTGGCGCGGCGGGCAACCGGTCTGA